In the Methylophilus sp. 5 genome, one interval contains:
- a CDS encoding catalase family peroxidase encodes MKINAILSVLFAATFAVANPVLADEKPVTEQLVDTLTTLSGGPHAGFRANHAKGVMVEGTFTPTAQAAAISQAAHFQKASPVLVRFSDATGVPNIPDANGNAFPKGIAIRFQLPDGTATDIVSISVNGFPAATPEDFLGLLNAVRDSQASTAKPSPVEQFLGAHPAALKFVTTPKPAPVSFATQPFFGVNAFQFTNAAGKAVYGRYQIVPVAGAQYLDQAAADKAAPDYLMTDIVERVQAKGVQYKLLLQLAEPTDAVNNATVVWPDSRKTVELGTLTLNKSVADSKAAEKPIMFNPLQLTDGIAPSQDPILLARPTAYAVSFGRRLAH; translated from the coding sequence ATGAAAATAAACGCAATCCTCAGCGTGTTGTTTGCAGCCACGTTTGCCGTCGCTAATCCAGTACTGGCCGATGAAAAACCCGTTACTGAGCAACTGGTTGATACCTTAACCACGCTGTCTGGCGGCCCGCATGCAGGGTTTCGTGCCAACCATGCCAAAGGCGTGATGGTCGAGGGCACCTTTACACCGACTGCCCAGGCAGCCGCAATCAGTCAGGCCGCGCATTTTCAGAAAGCATCGCCGGTGCTGGTGCGTTTTTCTGATGCGACCGGCGTGCCTAATATCCCCGACGCCAATGGCAATGCTTTCCCTAAAGGCATCGCGATTCGCTTTCAATTGCCGGATGGCACAGCCACTGACATTGTGAGTATTTCGGTGAATGGGTTTCCGGCAGCCACCCCTGAGGACTTTTTGGGTTTGTTAAATGCGGTACGTGATTCACAAGCGAGTACGGCCAAACCTAGTCCGGTTGAACAATTTCTAGGCGCACATCCGGCCGCACTTAAATTTGTCACCACGCCCAAACCGGCCCCTGTGAGTTTTGCTACACAGCCGTTTTTTGGCGTGAATGCGTTTCAGTTTACCAATGCAGCGGGTAAGGCTGTGTATGGGCGCTACCAGATTGTGCCGGTGGCTGGTGCACAGTATTTGGATCAGGCGGCGGCTGACAAAGCGGCACCAGATTACCTGATGACAGACATTGTTGAGCGCGTGCAGGCAAAAGGAGTGCAGTATAAATTATTGCTGCAATTGGCTGAGCCGACTGACGCAGTGAATAATGCGACAGTGGTGTGGCCTGATAGCCGCAAAACGGTAGAGCTGGGTACGCTCACGCTGAATAAATCGGTGGCAGACAGCAAAGCAGCAGAAAAGCCGATTATGTTTAACCCGTTGCAACTGACCGATGGTATTGCGCCGAGTCAGGACCCTATCTTGCTGGCGCGACCAACTGCTTATGCGGTGAGTTTTGGCAGACGCTTAGCGCATTAA
- the msrB gene encoding peptide-methionine (R)-S-oxide reductase MsrB: protein MLKWKDILKLAREGNLAPDHKLQKSIRAWREILDDEVFAITRLSATERPFSSEMCVAFTPGRYACSCCTQVLFDSGQKFDSASGWPSFDQPLATNAIAYFADESHDMQRIEVKCNVCDAHLGHVFPDGKTESGLRYCINGKAITFVAN, encoded by the coding sequence ATGTTGAAATGGAAAGATATTCTTAAACTGGCCAGAGAAGGTAACCTGGCACCTGATCATAAACTGCAAAAATCGATACGTGCCTGGCGCGAGATTCTGGATGATGAGGTGTTCGCTATTACCCGCCTCAGTGCCACCGAGCGGCCGTTTTCTTCTGAAATGTGTGTCGCCTTTACGCCAGGGCGCTATGCCTGCTCCTGCTGCACGCAAGTGCTGTTTGATTCCGGGCAAAAATTTGATTCTGCTTCTGGCTGGCCGTCGTTTGACCAACCCCTGGCGACGAATGCGATTGCTTATTTTGCCGATGAGAGCCACGACATGCAGCGCATTGAGGTGAAATGTAATGTGTGTGACGCGCACCTGGGGCATGTGTTCCCGGATGGCAAAACAGAGAGTGGGCTACGCTATTGTATTAATGGCAAAGCGATTACGTTTGTGGCCAACTAA
- a CDS encoding bestrophin family protein: MIVRPRPHLFELFFIIKGSIVLRIMPLLIFVATLSAAVVSVYTFRPDWLPKLDGGPFALLGITLSIFLAFRNNACYERWWEARKIWGEFMLTARNLSRLSQILDEPDGSISVARKQLLEYNIAYAHALLMQLRPGDQLPKIIKRLPPAQASAFSQSKNPPEVILRAMERILIDALREGCIQPIQFNLLEELIQKLAFTQAACERIQNTPIPFGYTLLLHRTAYTFCFLMPFCFANTLGWATPFVTALAAYTLFGLDALGNELEEPFAPIANALPINALTEMIELELREALGDETLPAPPVAKEFVLM; the protein is encoded by the coding sequence TTGATCGTTAGACCCAGACCCCATTTGTTTGAACTGTTTTTTATCATCAAAGGCTCGATTGTGCTCAGAATCATGCCGTTGCTGATATTCGTGGCGACCTTGTCTGCCGCCGTGGTGTCTGTGTATACCTTCAGGCCGGACTGGCTGCCCAAGCTTGATGGCGGTCCATTTGCGTTGCTGGGCATTACCTTGTCTATTTTTCTCGCTTTTAGAAACAACGCCTGTTATGAGCGCTGGTGGGAGGCGAGAAAGATTTGGGGTGAGTTTATGCTCACCGCCAGAAACTTAAGCCGCCTGAGCCAGATTCTGGATGAGCCGGATGGCAGCATCAGTGTTGCCCGCAAGCAATTGCTGGAATATAACATTGCTTACGCCCATGCCTTGCTGATGCAACTGCGGCCAGGTGATCAATTGCCCAAAATCATCAAGCGCTTGCCACCGGCGCAGGCCAGTGCATTCAGCCAGAGCAAAAACCCGCCGGAAGTTATTTTGCGCGCCATGGAGCGGATCTTGATTGACGCTTTGCGTGAGGGGTGCATTCAGCCCATTCAATTTAACTTGCTGGAAGAGTTAATTCAGAAGCTGGCGTTTACCCAGGCCGCCTGTGAGCGCATTCAAAATACGCCGATTCCGTTTGGCTACACTTTGCTGTTGCATCGCACGGCTTACACCTTTTGCTTTTTGATGCCGTTTTGTTTTGCCAACACACTGGGCTGGGCAACGCCATTTGTCACCGCATTGGCGGCTTACACGCTGTTTGGGCTGGATGCTTTAGGCAACGAACTGGAGGAGCCATTCGCACCGATTGCCAATGCATTACCGATTAATGCGCTCACGGAGATGATTGAGTTAGAACTCAGAGAGGCGCTTGGGGATGAAACACTGCCAGCGCCGCCTGTCGCAAAAGAGTTTGTGTTGATGTAG
- a CDS encoding D-amino acid dehydrogenase, whose amino-acid sequence MRVLVLGSGVIGVTSAYYLALKGFEVTVIDRQPSVGLETSFANAGQISPGYAAPWAGPDVPLKALKWLLQRHAPLSIKPDFSLWQLQWIAQFLSNCSTERYDLNKSRMVRLAEYSRDCLRTLRTNTGIHYEERSRGTLQVFRTQKQLAAEAKDIAVLSRMGVPFQHLDPDGCTHIEPALVHVKDQLLGGLYLPGDETGDCQLFTKRLAAKAQALGVQFRQSATIRRLITQQNQLQGVEINTDAGSETLAADHYVIALGSYSRQLAQTLGLNVPVYPVKGYSLTVPIVNSDAAPVSTVMDETYKVAITRFDQRIRVGGMAELAGFDLRLNPRRRETLAMVLNGLFPHAGEVSQAEFWTGLRPMTPDGTPIIGQAGSMHTNVWLNTGHGTLGWTMACGSGQVLADLIAHDKPAIETQSLSATRYHS is encoded by the coding sequence ATGCGTGTGTTAGTGCTGGGTTCTGGTGTAATTGGTGTCACAAGCGCTTACTACCTGGCATTAAAAGGGTTTGAAGTCACCGTGATCGACCGTCAGCCAAGCGTCGGCCTCGAAACCAGCTTTGCCAATGCCGGCCAGATCTCCCCTGGCTATGCGGCGCCCTGGGCTGGGCCGGATGTGCCTCTCAAAGCACTCAAATGGCTGCTGCAACGCCACGCCCCCCTCAGTATCAAGCCCGACTTCAGCCTATGGCAGTTGCAATGGATCGCGCAGTTTTTAAGCAACTGCTCAACCGAGCGCTATGACCTCAATAAATCACGCATGGTGCGCTTGGCGGAATATAGCCGCGACTGCCTGCGCACGTTGCGCACCAACACCGGGATTCACTACGAAGAACGCAGCCGCGGCACCCTGCAAGTGTTTCGCACCCAAAAACAACTCGCCGCTGAGGCCAAAGATATCGCCGTGCTCAGCCGCATGGGCGTGCCTTTTCAGCATTTGGACCCTGACGGCTGCACACATATCGAGCCTGCACTGGTACACGTCAAAGATCAGTTGCTGGGTGGCTTGTATTTGCCCGGTGACGAAACCGGCGACTGCCAGTTATTTACCAAACGACTGGCGGCAAAGGCACAGGCACTTGGCGTGCAATTTAGGCAAAGCGCAACCATCCGGCGCCTGATCACGCAGCAAAATCAATTACAAGGCGTGGAAATCAACACCGATGCTGGTAGCGAAACTCTGGCTGCAGACCACTATGTGATTGCCCTAGGCAGCTACTCGCGCCAACTCGCGCAAACCTTGGGGCTGAATGTGCCAGTCTACCCGGTGAAAGGCTATTCATTAACTGTCCCTATCGTGAATAGCGATGCAGCGCCCGTGTCCACCGTCATGGATGAAACCTACAAAGTCGCCATTACGCGCTTTGACCAACGCATTCGCGTCGGCGGCATGGCAGAGCTGGCAGGGTTTGATTTAAGACTTAACCCACGGCGCCGCGAAACCCTGGCCATGGTATTAAACGGATTATTTCCGCATGCAGGAGAGGTGTCACAAGCTGAATTCTGGACTGGCTTGCGCCCAATGACACCAGATGGCACGCCCATCATCGGCCAGGCAGGTAGCATGCATACGAATGTCTGGCTGAACACCGGCCACGGCACCTTGGGCTGGACCATGGCCTGCGGCTCAGGCCAGGTGCTGGCGGATCTGATAGCGCACGACAAACCGGCCATAGAGACACAGAGCTTAAGCGCTACCCGCTATCACTCTTGA
- the gshB gene encoding glutathione synthase yields the protein MKLLFILDPLASLKSYKDTSLAIMRAAQARGHVLYVCEQHDWHSQQQVVKVDAQTFVFNADGSWLTGDKTTQAPHSFDAVLMRKDPPFDNEYLYSTYLLELAQQQGARIINDPAAIRGWNEKLSVARFAQFAPPFIVTSKQEKILAFLAEHDDIIVKPLDGMGGSGIFRLRKEDPNIYAILETLTQFETQTIMVQRYIPEITKGDKRILIINGQPLPYALARIPKTGETRGNLAAGGKGVAQPLSARDQEIAQSVGATLKQHGLFLVGLDVIGDYLTEVNVTSPTGMVEIAAQSATWEQPCNPAMVMVQALESLAS from the coding sequence ATGAAACTGCTGTTTATTCTTGACCCGCTGGCATCCCTCAAAAGCTATAAAGATACCAGCCTCGCCATCATGCGCGCCGCGCAAGCACGCGGCCACGTGCTCTATGTGTGTGAGCAGCATGACTGGCATAGTCAGCAACAAGTGGTCAAGGTAGATGCACAAACCTTTGTGTTTAATGCAGATGGCAGTTGGCTAACCGGCGACAAAACCACGCAAGCACCGCACAGTTTTGACGCTGTGCTCATGCGCAAAGACCCGCCGTTTGATAACGAATATCTCTACAGCACCTATTTGCTGGAGCTGGCGCAACAACAAGGCGCACGCATCATTAACGACCCGGCGGCCATTCGTGGCTGGAACGAAAAACTATCGGTCGCCCGCTTCGCGCAATTTGCACCGCCATTTATCGTCACCAGCAAACAAGAAAAAATACTGGCATTTTTGGCCGAGCATGACGACATCATCGTCAAACCACTCGATGGCATGGGCGGTAGCGGCATTTTCAGGTTACGTAAAGAGGATCCCAATATTTACGCCATCCTCGAAACGCTGACCCAATTTGAAACACAAACTATCATGGTGCAACGCTATATTCCCGAGATTACCAAAGGCGACAAACGCATCCTGATCATCAACGGCCAGCCATTACCGTATGCGCTTGCCCGCATCCCAAAAACCGGCGAAACCCGCGGCAACCTCGCCGCTGGTGGCAAAGGGGTTGCGCAACCGTTAAGCGCACGCGATCAAGAAATTGCTCAAAGCGTGGGTGCAACCCTCAAACAACACGGCCTGTTTTTAGTCGGCCTGGATGTGATTGGTGATTATTTAACCGAAGTGAATGTCACCAGCCCCACCGGCATGGTAGAAATTGCTGCGCAATCTGCCACGTGGGAGCAGCCTTGCAACCCAGCGATGGTGATGGTGCAAGCGCTAGAATCTCTCGCCTCTTAA
- the gshA gene encoding glutamate--cysteine ligase has translation MVPHLTTALSGPLYTLEKRVLQAMPDIEHWFRSKWQEIPAPFYASVDLRNAGFKIAPVDTNLFPGGFNNLNPEFLSLAVQAAQVAVEKICPDARRLLLIPENHTRNTYYLRNVVELCNILKAAGMEVRIGSLSADITEITRLETHDGLPLILEPLVRVKNRLQLKAATFEGVDYPAFDSCAILLNNDLSGGVPDMLQNLEQNLIPPLHAGWFTRRKSQHFAAYDKVVDEFSQLLEIDPWLLNPYFDTASGIDFHARVGEDLLADKVDAILKKIQAKYDEYGITHAPFAIVKADAGTYGMGIMSVKSADEVRDLNRKARNKMSVIKEGMQVSEVMIQEGVYTFENINDAVAEPVVYMMDHFVIGGFYRVHTDRGVDENLNAPGMHFVPLAFEKPCTLPDCAGAPDAPPNRFYAYGVVARLALLAAGMELQENDPLNA, from the coding sequence ATGGTTCCACACTTAACAACGGCTTTGAGCGGCCCACTCTATACGCTAGAAAAACGCGTGTTGCAGGCGATGCCAGACATTGAGCATTGGTTTCGTAGCAAATGGCAGGAGATTCCTGCCCCGTTTTATGCCAGCGTAGACCTGCGTAATGCCGGTTTTAAAATTGCGCCGGTCGATACCAACCTGTTCCCTGGTGGCTTTAACAACCTCAATCCAGAATTTTTAAGCCTGGCGGTGCAAGCGGCACAAGTCGCGGTTGAAAAAATTTGCCCTGACGCACGTCGTTTATTGCTGATTCCAGAAAACCATACCCGCAACACCTACTATTTGCGCAACGTGGTTGAGCTATGCAACATTCTAAAAGCCGCCGGCATGGAAGTACGCATCGGCAGCCTGTCAGCAGACATCACCGAGATTACCCGGCTTGAAACCCATGACGGCCTGCCGTTAATTCTGGAGCCACTGGTGCGCGTGAAAAACCGCCTGCAACTCAAAGCAGCTACTTTTGAAGGTGTGGATTACCCGGCTTTTGATAGCTGTGCCATTTTGCTCAATAACGATTTGTCCGGTGGTGTGCCTGACATGCTGCAAAATCTCGAACAAAACCTGATTCCACCACTGCACGCAGGCTGGTTTACCCGCCGCAAATCGCAGCATTTTGCTGCCTATGACAAAGTGGTTGATGAGTTCTCGCAACTGCTTGAGATCGACCCCTGGTTGCTAAACCCGTACTTTGACACCGCCAGCGGCATTGATTTTCATGCTCGCGTCGGTGAAGATTTACTGGCTGACAAAGTCGATGCTATTCTAAAGAAAATCCAAGCCAAATATGACGAATACGGCATCACACATGCCCCGTTTGCCATCGTCAAAGCCGATGCCGGCACCTACGGCATGGGTATTATGAGCGTTAAATCGGCAGACGAAGTACGTGACCTAAACCGCAAAGCGCGCAATAAAATGTCAGTGATTAAAGAAGGCATGCAAGTGTCTGAAGTGATGATTCAAGAAGGCGTGTATACCTTTGAGAATATTAACGATGCTGTGGCCGAACCCGTGGTTTACATGATGGATCACTTCGTGATTGGTGGTTTTTACCGCGTACACACCGACCGTGGCGTCGATGAAAACCTTAATGCGCCTGGCATGCATTTTGTGCCGCTCGCATTTGAAAAGCCCTGTACCCTGCCCGACTGTGCTGGCGCCCCCGATGCGCCGCCTAACCGCTTTTATGCTTATGGCGTGGTCGCACGACTGGCCTTGTTAGCCGCAGGTATGGAGCTACAGGAAAACGATCCGCTTAACGCATAA
- the lipA gene encoding lipoyl synthase, translating into MSDNSNQEHPASVRPAKKVAGVKEIDAAKTARIPIKIVPQPMLRKPEWIRMKVPDSARFQEIKQVLRDNNLHTVCEEASCPNIGECFSGGTATFMILGDICTRRCPFCDVAHGKPLPPDQNEPENLARTIAQMKLRYVVVTSVDRDDLPDGGAQHFVDCIRAIRAHSPQIKIEILVPDFRGRLDVSLKILREAPPDVMNHNLETVPRLYKQARPGSDYQHSLDLLKQFSQMYPHVPTKSGLMLGLGETDEEIIEVMRDLRAHNVSMLTLGQYLQPSVHHLPVLRYVTPQTFDWFKQQADSLGFDNAASGPMVRSSYHADQQAHAVIEQAS; encoded by the coding sequence ATGTCAGATAATTCCAACCAAGAACATCCGGCAAGCGTGCGCCCGGCCAAAAAGGTGGCAGGCGTCAAAGAAATAGACGCCGCCAAAACGGCGCGCATCCCGATTAAAATCGTGCCGCAACCTATGCTGCGCAAGCCGGAATGGATACGCATGAAAGTGCCCGATTCGGCACGCTTTCAGGAAATCAAACAGGTGCTGCGCGACAACAACCTGCACACCGTGTGTGAAGAAGCCAGTTGCCCCAATATTGGTGAGTGCTTTAGTGGTGGCACAGCCACCTTTATGATTTTGGGTGACATTTGCACCCGTCGTTGCCCATTTTGCGATGTCGCGCACGGCAAACCGCTACCACCAGACCAAAATGAGCCAGAAAACCTGGCGCGCACCATCGCGCAGATGAAACTGCGCTATGTGGTGGTAACCTCGGTAGACCGCGACGACCTGCCAGATGGTGGTGCGCAGCACTTTGTTGATTGTATTCGTGCCATTCGCGCACACTCGCCACAGATTAAAATCGAGATTTTAGTGCCCGACTTTCGTGGCCGCCTGGATGTGTCGCTTAAAATTTTGCGCGAAGCGCCACCAGATGTGATGAACCACAACCTGGAAACCGTGCCACGCCTTTACAAACAGGCACGCCCTGGGTCTGATTATCAGCACTCACTCGATCTGCTCAAACAATTTAGCCAAATGTACCCGCACGTGCCGACCAAGTCTGGCCTGATGCTGGGCCTGGGCGAAACCGACGAAGAGATTATTGAAGTGATGCGCGACTTGCGTGCGCACAACGTCAGCATGCTCACCTTGGGGCAATATCTGCAACCCAGCGTGCATCATTTACCCGTGTTGCGCTATGTCACGCCGCAAACTTTCGACTGGTTTAAACAGCAAGCCGACAGCCTGGGCTTTGACAACGCGGCCAGCGGCCCCATGGTACGCAGCAGCTACCATGCAGACCAGCAAGCGCACGCCGTGATCGAACAAGCATCATAA
- the lipB gene encoding lipoyl(octanoyl) transferase LipB encodes MPALQIRQLGLTDYAATLADMQAFTAQRSQDTPDQLWVTEHPPVYTLGLNRRGVRLPQNNIPVVNVDRGGKITYHGPGQLIIYCLIDLARSHLNVRQLVSILENSLIDFLAAHQIVAEARADAPGVYVAGQKIASLGLRLKNQCCYHGLSLNIEMNLQPFADIDPCGYAGMQMTQTRDLNIALTMTDIAADLTQRLKEKLTHVR; translated from the coding sequence ATGCCTGCCCTGCAAATCCGTCAGCTGGGTTTAACTGATTATGCGGCCACGCTGGCTGACATGCAGGCATTCACCGCGCAGCGCAGCCAAGACACCCCAGACCAATTATGGGTGACTGAACATCCGCCGGTGTATACCCTGGGCCTCAACCGCCGCGGCGTACGCCTGCCGCAAAACAATATCCCGGTGGTCAATGTAGACCGTGGCGGCAAAATCACTTATCACGGACCCGGGCAATTAATCATTTACTGCCTGATTGATCTCGCACGCAGCCACTTGAATGTGCGGCAACTCGTCTCCATCTTGGAAAACAGCCTGATAGATTTTTTGGCTGCACACCAGATTGTCGCTGAAGCGCGTGCAGATGCGCCCGGCGTCTATGTCGCGGGTCAAAAAATCGCCTCGCTGGGTTTACGCCTCAAAAACCAGTGCTGCTATCATGGCCTGAGTTTAAATATAGAAATGAATCTACAACCGTTTGCCGACATTGACCCTTGTGGTTATGCTGGCATGCAAATGACGCAAACCCGGGACTTAAATATCGCGCTGACCATGACAGACATTGCAGCGGATTTAACCCAACGATTGAAAGAGAAACTGACGCATGTCAGATAA
- a CDS encoding YbeD family protein → MTQQEPTPAAEETLIEFPTHFPIKVMGETHDDFTLEITRVIQTHLPDFDASLIEMRSSSNGKYLSLTCLVYVVSKPQLDDIYRSLTAHPMVKVTL, encoded by the coding sequence ATGACCCAGCAAGAACCAACGCCGGCAGCGGAAGAAACCCTGATTGAGTTTCCCACCCACTTTCCGATCAAAGTCATGGGCGAAACCCATGACGACTTTACGCTGGAAATCACCCGCGTCATCCAGACACATCTGCCAGACTTTGATGCCAGTTTGATTGAGATGCGCAGTAGCAGCAATGGCAAATATTTAAGCCTGACCTGTCTGGTGTATGTTGTCTCCAAACCTCAACTGGACGATATTTATCGTAGCCTGACCGCGCACCCGATGGTCAAGGTCACGTTGTAA
- a CDS encoding D-alanyl-D-alanine carboxypeptidase family protein has translation MMTMWRSCIAVLLSIPLLTVAAEAITGNVPTPTLAAKAFVLRDANTGSLLAANNPDMPVEPASLTKVMTAYLTFEAVKQKRLALTQTLPVSQKAWKVEGSKMFIDTTMTVTVDELLHGLIIQSGNDAAITLAEGIAGSEELFASLMNKKAAALGMKNSHFVNATGLPDPTHTTTARDLSVLANALIRDYPQDYARLYSQKSYTYNNITQPNRNRLLFIDPSVDGMKTGHTESAGYCLISSAKRSDFRLISVVLGTTSDNVRAAESQKLLNFGFQFYESKLIYAASKAITRQKVWKGTESEVDLTVARPVYLTLPQGEYANMKANLRIAKPLQAPLKAQQTVGAVDFSLGGKVVHSVPLVTVHAVEASNIFSRMIDQVRLYLQ, from the coding sequence ATGATGACCATGTGGCGCTCTTGTATTGCTGTTTTGCTTTCTATTCCATTATTGACCGTGGCGGCAGAAGCCATCACTGGCAACGTACCGACACCAACTTTGGCGGCCAAAGCCTTTGTGCTGCGTGATGCCAATACCGGCAGCCTGTTAGCCGCAAACAACCCGGACATGCCGGTTGAACCTGCGTCTTTGACTAAAGTGATGACAGCTTACCTGACGTTTGAAGCGGTCAAGCAAAAACGGTTGGCATTGACACAAACGTTGCCAGTCAGCCAAAAGGCCTGGAAGGTCGAAGGCTCTAAAATGTTTATCGACACCACCATGACCGTTACGGTGGATGAGTTATTGCATGGCCTGATCATTCAGTCAGGCAATGATGCCGCGATTACGCTGGCAGAGGGCATTGCCGGTAGTGAAGAGCTGTTTGCCTCGCTAATGAATAAAAAAGCGGCCGCACTGGGCATGAAAAATAGCCACTTTGTGAATGCCACAGGCCTGCCAGACCCAACCCATACGACCACGGCACGCGATTTATCAGTATTGGCCAATGCCTTGATTCGCGACTATCCACAGGATTATGCCCGCCTGTATTCGCAAAAGTCTTATACCTATAACAACATTACGCAGCCTAACCGCAACCGTTTGTTGTTTATTGACCCAAGCGTGGATGGCATGAAAACCGGCCACACTGAATCTGCCGGTTATTGCCTGATCTCCTCTGCCAAACGCAGTGACTTCCGCTTGATTTCTGTCGTGCTCGGCACCACCTCTGATAATGTGCGTGCCGCTGAAAGCCAAAAATTACTTAATTTTGGTTTCCAGTTTTATGAGTCCAAGCTGATTTATGCAGCAAGCAAAGCCATCACGCGCCAAAAAGTCTGGAAAGGCACCGAAAGCGAAGTTGACTTAACCGTGGCCCGACCAGTGTATTTAACCTTACCGCAAGGCGAATATGCCAATATGAAGGCGAATCTGCGTATTGCAAAACCACTACAAGCGCCATTAAAAGCGCAGCAAACAGTGGGTGCTGTCGATTTCAGCCTGGGTGGCAAAGTCGTGCATAGCGTGCCGCTGGTAACCGTGCATGCCGTTGAAGCCAGTAATATTTTCTCACGCATGATCGACCAGGTCCGCCTGTATTTACAGTAA
- a CDS encoding septal ring lytic transglycosylase RlpA family protein, which translates to MFFHLQRLCIITLTTWLVACSSSMPPRQTAPAVPPATRPAASAPSSPSVNNPPVNGSVIGGPKVINIDPKPETTGNPTDGIDPNTPLETTVTPKLEPIVKGTTKPYIVNGETMTPMSDISTPFTQTGHASWYGKKFHGRKTASGEPYDMFKLTAAHRTLPIPSYVRITNLSNGKTLMARVNDRGPFGRDRIIDLSYAAAKQLDIIRHGSAQVQISLIDPSQPTPSQPAAAQPVSSNVTPLPPPAVTTVTTSPVTTLETSGIYLQVGAFGQEENADRLQQRIFSALPETQSLLNKVYNGKMFQIVLGPYPDHALAAQAASQMRDKLQLPALIFSR; encoded by the coding sequence ATGTTTTTTCACTTGCAACGGCTATGCATCATCACGCTGACGACCTGGCTGGTCGCTTGTAGCAGCAGCATGCCGCCGCGGCAAACTGCCCCCGCCGTGCCGCCTGCGACTAGGCCTGCTGCCAGCGCGCCATCATCGCCATCTGTGAATAATCCACCGGTCAATGGCTCGGTGATTGGCGGCCCCAAGGTCATTAATATTGACCCTAAACCGGAAACCACCGGCAATCCAACTGACGGCATAGACCCGAACACACCGCTCGAAACCACGGTGACCCCCAAGCTGGAGCCCATTGTCAAAGGCACCACCAAACCTTATATCGTCAATGGTGAAACCATGACGCCGATGTCTGACATCAGCACGCCATTCACACAAACCGGGCATGCGTCATGGTATGGCAAAAAGTTTCATGGCCGCAAAACGGCCAGCGGCGAACCCTATGACATGTTCAAATTAACCGCTGCGCACAGAACCCTGCCGATTCCCAGCTATGTGCGCATCACCAATCTGAGTAATGGCAAAACGCTGATGGCGCGCGTGAATGACCGGGGCCCTTTTGGCCGCGACCGCATTATTGACCTCTCTTATGCAGCAGCCAAACAACTGGATATTATTCGCCACGGCTCGGCCCAGGTGCAGATTTCGCTGATTGACCCTAGTCAGCCAACGCCGTCGCAACCGGCTGCGGCACAGCCAGTGAGCAGCAATGTCACCCCCTTGCCACCCCCCGCAGTGACCACCGTCACCACCAGCCCGGTGACCACACTGGAAACCAGTGGTATCTATCTGCAAGTAGGCGCTTTTGGCCAGGAAGAAAATGCAGACCGTCTGCAACAGCGTATTTTCAGCGCCCTGCCCGAAACACAATCCCTGCTCAACAAAGTGTATAATGGAAAAATGTTCCAGATTGTGCTGGGGCCTTATCCAGATCACGCATTAGCAGCGCAGGCCGCCAGTCAGATGCGTGACAAATTGCAGTTACCTGCACTGATATTTTCGCGGTAG